The Muntiacus reevesi chromosome 10, mMunRee1.1, whole genome shotgun sequence genome has a segment encoding these proteins:
- the DMTN gene encoding dematin: MERLQKQPLTSPGSVSSSRDSSVPGSPSGIVAKMDNQVLGYKDLAAIPKDKAILDIERPDLMIYEPHFTYSLLEHVELPRSRERSLSPKSTSPPPSPEVWAESRSPGTISQASAPRTAGTPRTSLPHFHHPETTRPDSNIYKKPPIYKQRESTGGSPQSKHPIEDLIIESSKFPAAQPPDPNQPAKIETDYWPCPPSLAVVETEWRKRKASRRGAEEEEEDDDDDSGEEMKALRERQREELSKVTSNLGKMILKEEMEKSLPIRRKTRSLPDRTPFHTSLHAGTSKSSSLPAYGRTTLSRLQSTDFTPSGSEAESPGLQNGEGQRGRMDRGNSLPCVLEQKIYPYEMLVVTNRGRTKLPPGVDRMRLERHLSAEDFSRVFSMSPEEFGKLALWKRNELKKKASLF; the protein is encoded by the exons ATGGAACGGCTGCAGAAG CAACCACTTACCTCCCCTGGGAGCGTCAGCTCCTCCCGAGACTCCAGTGTTCCCGGCTCTCCCTCCGGCATCGTG GCCAAGATGGACAATCAAGTGCTGGGCTATAAGGACTTGGCTGCCATCCCCAAGGACAAGGCCATCCTGGACATCGAAAGGCCTGACCTCATGATCTACGAGCCCCACTTTACCTATTCTCTGCTGGAACACGTGGAGCTCCCCAGAAGCCGGGAG CGCTCGCTGTCACCCAAATCCACatcccccccaccatccccagaG GTGTGGGCAGAGAGCCGGTCTCCTGGAACCATCTCTCAGGCTTCAGCCCCCAGAACTGCTGGGACCCCCCGGACCAGCCTGCCCCATTTCCACCATCCTG AGACCACTCGCCCAGATTCCAATATCTACAAGAAGCCCCCCATCTACAAGCAGAGAG AGTCCACGGGAGGCAGCCCTCAGAGCAAGCACCCCATTGAGGACCTCATCATCGAATCCTCCAAGTTCCCTGCAGCCCAGCCTCCCGACCCCAACCAGCCGGCCAAGATCGAAACGGACTACTGGCCGTGCCCCCCATCACTGGCTGTTGTGG AGACAGAATGGCGGAAGCGGAAGGCATCGAGGAGGGgggccgaggaggaggaggaggacgacgACGACGACTCTGGGGAGGAGATGAAGGCACTCAGGGAGCGGCAGAGAGAAGAGCTCAGTAAG gTTACTTCCAACTTGGGAAAGATGATCttgaaagaagagatggaaaagtcATTGCCTATCCGGAGGAAAACCCGCTCTCTGCCCGACCGGACACCCTTCCATACCT CCTTGCACGCAGGAACGTCTAAATCTTCTTCCCTCCCCGCCTATGGCAGGACCACCCTGAGCCGG CTCCAGTCTACAGACTTCACCCCATCTGGGAGCGAGGCTGAAAGCCCAG GCCTGCAG AATGGAGAGGGCCAGAGGGGGAGGATGGACCGGGGGAACTCCCTGCCCTGTGTGCTGGAGCAGAag atctaTCCTTATGAAATGCTGGTGGTGACCAATAGGGGGCGAACCAAGTTGCCTCCAGGTGTGGATCGGATGAGGCTGGAG AGGCACCTGTCAGCGGAAGACTTCTCTAGGGTCTTCTCCATGTCTCCTGAAGAGTTTGGCAAGCTGGCTCTGTGGAAGCGGAACGAACTCAAGAAAAAGGCCTCTCTCTTCTGA